In the Helianthus annuus cultivar XRQ/B chromosome 11, HanXRQr2.0-SUNRISE, whole genome shotgun sequence genome, one interval contains:
- the LOC110890788 gene encoding serine/threonine-protein kinase SRK2A has product MDKYEVVKDLGAGNFGVARLLRHKETKELVAMKYIMRGQKIDENVAREIINHRSLRHPNIIRFKEVVLTPTHLAIVMEYAAGGELFDRICTAGRFSEDEARYFFQQLISGVSFCHSMQICHRDLKLENTLLDGSRAPRLKICDFGYSKSSLLHSRPKSTVGTPAYIAPEVLSRREYDGKLADVWSIGVTLYVMLVGAYPFEDPSDPKNFRKTITRIMAVQYKIPDYVHISQECKQLLSRIFVANPLRRITMKEIKSHPWFLKNLPKELTEAAQANYYQRDNPIFSVQSVDEIMKIVAEARNPPPSSKSVGYFGWGAEEDEDEKEEEVNEEDVEEEDEYEKRVKEVHASGEFNVV; this is encoded by the exons ATGGACAAGTATGAGGTGGTGAAGGATCTTGGGGCGGGTAATTTCGGTGTGGCTAGGCTCTTGAGACATAAAGAGACTAAAGAACTTGTTGCAATGAAATACATCATGCGCGGTCAAAAG ATTGATGAAAATGTGGCTAGAGAAATTATCAACCATAGATCCCTTCGTCATCCTAATATAATCCGGTTCAAGGAG GTCGTATTGACACCAACACATCTAGCAATAGTGATGGAATATGCTGCCGGGGGAGAACTTTTTGATCGTATTTGCACCGCAGGTCGATTTAGTGAAGATGAG GCAAGGTATTTCTTCCAACAATTGATCTCTGGAGTCTCATTCTGCCATTCCATG CAAATATGTCACCGAGATTTGAAGCTGGAAAATACGCTTTTAGATGGGAGTCGAGCACCTCGCCTCAAAATATGCGACTTTGGTTATTCAAAG TCGTCACTTTTACATTCGAGACCCAAATCAACAGTCGGCACTCCGGCTTATATTGCTCCAGAAGTTCTTTCTCGTCGAGAGTATGATGGCAAG TTGGCTGATGTGTGGTCAATTGGTGTCACACTGTATGTGATGCTAGTGGGAGCATACCCTTTTGAAGATCCATCTGACCCCAAAAATTTCAGAAAAACCATCACT CGTATTATGGCGGTTCAGTACAAGATCCCGGACTATGTTCACATATCTCAGGAATGCAAACAACTACTATCACGCATATTCGTCGCGAATCCTTTACGG AGGATTACAATGAAGGAAATCAAAAGTCATCCATGGTTCTTGAAGAACTTGCCGAAAGAGCTCACGGAAGCGGCTCAAGCCAACTATTATCAACGAGACAACCCCATTTTTTCCGTTCAAAGCGTGGATGAGATCATGAAGATTGTAGCCGAGGCAAGAAATCCTCCGCCATCGTCAAAATCGGTAGGGTATTTTGGTTGGGGAGCAGAGGAAGATGAGGATGAAAAGGAGGAAGAAGTTAATGAGGAAGATGTAGAAGAAGAGGATGAATATGAAAAGAGGGTGAAAGAGGTTCATGCTAGTggtgaatttaatgttgtttaa
- the LOC110890789 gene encoding 20 kDa chaperonin, chloroplastic produces the protein MAAAQLTSTCILPSFEGLRSSTSKASFTSVALSSPFRSSTLRSSRALVVKSATTVAPKYTSLKPLGDRVLVKIKAAEEKTVGGILLPSTAQTKPQGGEIVAVGEGRTIGDKKVEIGVKTGTPVVYSKYAGTEVEFNGSSHLILKEDDIVGILETDDVKDLKPLNDRVLIKVEEAEETTAGGLLLTPASKEKPSIGTVIAVGPGPLNEEGNRTGVPLSPGNTVLYSKFAGNDFKGADGSEYITLRASDVMAVLS, from the exons ATGGCTGCTGCTCAATTAACATCCACATGTATTCTCCCTTCGTTTGAAGGTCTGAGATCTTCAACATCCAAAGCTTCATTTACATCCGTTGCACTGTCTTCACCGTTTAGAAGCTCCACTCTCCGGTCTAGCCGTGCTCTGGTCGTCAAATCTGCCACCACTGTTGCTCCAAAG TACACTTCATTGAAACCGTTGGGTGATCGAGTGTTGGTCAAAATCAAGGCGGCGGAGGAGAAGACTGTAGGTGGTATCCTATTGCCGTCAACAGCGCAGACAAAACCTCAAGGGGGTGAGATTGTTGCTGTTGGAGAAGGTAGAACAATTGGAGATAAAAAGGTGGAAATTGGTGTGAAG ACTGGCACCCCAGTTGTGTATTCCAAGTATGCAGGGACCGAGGTCGAGTTCAATGGTTCAAGCCACCTCATACTGAAGGAGGATGACATTGTTGGTATCCTTGAAACGGATGATGTTAAGGATTTGAAGCCTCTTAATGATCGTGTTCTTATTAAG GTTGAGGAAGCTGAGGAAACAACCGCTGGTGGCTTATTGCTAACACCGGCAAGCAAGGAGAAACCATCCATTGGCACG GTGATTGCAGTGGGGCCGGGCCCTCTGAACGAAGAAGGAAACAGAACAGGAGTGCCATTGTCTCCAGGTAACACTGTTCTATACTCGAAATTTGCAGGGAACGATTTCAAAGGGGCTGATGGTTCAGAGTACATTACTCTTCGTGCGTCCGATGTCATGGCTGTTCTTTCCTAG